A single genomic interval of Streptomyces sp. 1222.5 harbors:
- a CDS encoding ricin-type beta-trefoil lectin domain protein has translation MRRRLRTARLLLAGLLTTAGLTTLGTGSAHAADEQVTAWLTTTDDSAGRHVVRGLQAQTPFAFQSGTGGGGENITVDENTRYQTFTGGGASFTDTAAWLMNGSGALSPATRDATMRKLFSPTDGIGLSFLRNPMGASDLARYGYTYDDVPAGQTDPGLAKFSITHDLADVVPLTRQALQLNPSLTVMASPWTAPAWMKDSGSLNGGWLKAEDYGAYAAYFVKYLQAYKAQGIGVSYVTAQNEPTCCSGYPSMSWNASGLAYFTKSELLPRLQAAGLTTKVLAHDWNWDVYDSYAAPTVDDAAVRDHPNFGGIAWHGYGGDIGKQTSVHNQYPTLDAFGTEHSGGTWIANQQREDMADIIDYTRNWAKSVTKWSLAVDQNMGPHNGGCGTCTGLITVHNGDGASGTVDYTVEYYTMGHLTKFVRPGAQRIASTASTAVPNVAWRNPDGSKALIAYNDASTARTVTVNWGGRHATYSLPGRTSATFTWSGTQSGGGGRSGSFTGLAGKCLDVAGGSDANGTAVQLYDCNGSAAQKWTVQADGSVQALGKCLDVASGSTANGARTQLYDCNGTGAQRWSYDSATGDVVNTAAGKCLDVTDNSSANGARAQIWSCTGAANQKWHLQ, from the coding sequence ATGAGAAGACGCTTGCGCACGGCCCGGCTGCTCCTCGCCGGCCTGCTGACCACCGCCGGGCTCACGACCCTCGGCACCGGCTCCGCGCACGCCGCCGACGAGCAGGTCACGGCCTGGCTCACCACGACCGACGACTCCGCGGGCCGGCACGTGGTCCGCGGGCTCCAGGCGCAGACGCCGTTCGCCTTCCAGTCCGGGACGGGTGGCGGCGGCGAGAACATCACCGTCGACGAGAACACCCGCTACCAGACCTTCACCGGCGGCGGCGCCTCCTTCACGGACACCGCGGCCTGGCTGATGAACGGCAGCGGGGCGCTGTCCCCGGCGACGCGGGACGCGACCATGCGCAAGCTGTTCTCGCCGACCGACGGGATCGGGCTGTCGTTCCTGCGCAACCCCATGGGTGCCTCGGACCTGGCCCGGTACGGCTACACGTACGACGACGTGCCGGCCGGACAGACGGATCCGGGCCTGGCGAAGTTCTCGATCACCCACGACCTGGCGGACGTCGTGCCGCTGACCCGGCAGGCGCTCCAGCTGAATCCGTCCCTCACCGTGATGGCCTCGCCGTGGACGGCACCGGCCTGGATGAAGGACAGCGGCTCGCTCAACGGCGGCTGGCTGAAGGCGGAGGACTACGGGGCGTACGCCGCCTACTTCGTGAAGTACCTCCAGGCCTACAAGGCCCAGGGGATCGGCGTCTCCTACGTGACCGCGCAGAACGAGCCGACCTGCTGTTCCGGGTACCCGTCCATGAGCTGGAACGCGAGCGGCCTCGCGTACTTCACCAAGAGCGAGCTGCTGCCCAGGCTCCAGGCGGCCGGCCTGACGACGAAGGTGCTGGCGCACGACTGGAACTGGGACGTCTACGACTCCTACGCCGCCCCGACCGTGGACGACGCGGCCGTGCGCGACCACCCGAACTTCGGCGGGATCGCCTGGCACGGGTACGGCGGCGACATCGGCAAGCAGACCTCGGTGCACAACCAGTACCCCACACTGGACGCCTTCGGCACCGAGCACTCCGGCGGCACCTGGATCGCCAACCAGCAGCGCGAGGACATGGCCGACATCATCGACTACACCCGCAACTGGGCGAAGTCGGTGACCAAGTGGTCGCTCGCGGTGGACCAGAACATGGGCCCGCACAACGGAGGCTGCGGCACCTGCACCGGCCTGATCACCGTGCACAACGGGGACGGGGCGAGCGGGACGGTCGACTACACGGTCGAGTACTACACCATGGGCCACCTGACGAAGTTCGTCCGGCCGGGCGCCCAGCGGATCGCCTCGACGGCGTCCACGGCGGTGCCGAACGTGGCGTGGCGCAACCCGGACGGCAGCAAGGCGCTGATCGCCTACAACGACGCCTCGACGGCGCGGACGGTCACCGTCAACTGGGGCGGCCGGCACGCCACCTACTCCCTGCCGGGCAGGACCTCGGCCACGTTCACCTGGTCCGGGACGCAGTCCGGCGGGGGCGGCCGCAGCGGCTCGTTCACCGGACTCGCGGGCAAGTGCCTGGACGTGGCGGGCGGTTCGGACGCCAACGGCACGGCCGTGCAGCTCTACGACTGCAACGGGAGCGCGGCCCAGAAGTGGACGGTGCAGGCCGACGGTTCGGTCCAGGCGCTCGGCAAGTGCCTGGACGTGGCGTCCGGTTCGACTGCGAACGGGGCCAGGACACAGTTGTACGACTGCAACGGAACCGGTGCGCAACGGTGGTCGTACGACTCCGCCACGGGTGATGTGGTGAACACGGCGGCCGGCAAGTGCCTCGACGTCACGGACAACTCGTCGGCGAACGGTGCCCGGGCACAGATC